In the genome of Streptomyces collinus, one region contains:
- a CDS encoding ABC transporter ATP-binding protein has protein sequence MKTDKQRPREGAAILRTALRRNLGAMAWGTLLMGLYQAGETAFPIALGLIVEHTMRGGRSLQALAVSIGALAVIITTVSLSWRFGMRILQKANTTEAHRWRVKVAACGLQPVARDVDLKSGEVLTIATEDADQTADIIEVVPLLISSLVAVLVAAVALGLADVRLGLLVIVGTVAILSILSVMSKRIGSSTQEQQARVARAGAKVADLITGLRPLHGFGGNHAAFRSYREVSTEAKHQSITVAKVNGAYAGTALALNAVLAGAVTLTAGWLAFEGRITIGELVMAVGLAQFIMEPLKLFSEMPKYVMIARASAERMALVLSAPPVMTPGSEHPSPGGDLEIDCVRHGTLTDLKFRVKAGEFVAIAPYQPRAAADLAAVLAVRVPPAAYEGTVRIGDKDLADLSVEAVREHLLVNPYDGEIFAGTLRTNIDPSGTSRTVPEAVEASMLTDVVALHREGLDYGVRDRGANLSGGQRQRLSLARALAADTDVLVLHDPTTAVDAVTEQLVARNVAKLRRGRTTIVITSSPAFLDAADRVLVLDDGVIAAEDTHRNLLANDETYCLAVAR, from the coding sequence ATGAAAACTGACAAGCAGCGGCCCCGTGAAGGGGCCGCCATCCTCCGCACCGCCCTGCGCCGCAACCTCGGCGCCATGGCCTGGGGCACCCTCCTCATGGGCCTCTACCAGGCCGGTGAGACGGCCTTCCCCATCGCGCTCGGCCTGATCGTCGAGCACACGATGCGCGGCGGCCGCAGCCTCCAGGCGCTCGCCGTGTCGATCGGCGCGCTCGCCGTGATCATCACGACGGTGTCGCTGTCGTGGCGCTTCGGCATGCGGATCCTGCAGAAGGCCAACACGACCGAGGCGCACCGCTGGCGGGTGAAGGTCGCGGCCTGCGGCCTGCAGCCCGTGGCCCGGGACGTCGACCTCAAGTCCGGCGAGGTGCTGACCATCGCCACCGAGGACGCCGACCAGACCGCCGACATCATCGAGGTGGTGCCGCTGCTCATCAGCTCGCTCGTCGCGGTGCTGGTCGCGGCGGTCGCCCTGGGCCTGGCGGACGTCCGCCTCGGTCTGCTGGTGATCGTGGGCACCGTCGCGATCCTGTCGATCCTCAGCGTGATGTCGAAGCGGATCGGCAGCAGCACCCAGGAGCAGCAGGCCCGGGTGGCGCGGGCGGGTGCGAAGGTCGCCGACCTGATCACCGGCCTGCGCCCGCTGCACGGCTTCGGCGGCAACCACGCCGCCTTCCGGTCCTACCGGGAGGTCAGCACCGAGGCGAAGCACCAGTCGATCACCGTCGCCAAGGTGAACGGCGCCTACGCGGGTACCGCGCTGGCCCTCAACGCCGTCCTCGCCGGCGCCGTGACCCTGACGGCGGGCTGGCTGGCGTTCGAGGGACGGATCACCATCGGGGAACTGGTCATGGCCGTGGGCCTGGCGCAGTTCATCATGGAGCCGCTCAAGCTGTTCTCGGAGATGCCCAAGTACGTGATGATCGCGCGTGCCTCGGCCGAGCGGATGGCGCTGGTGCTGTCGGCCCCGCCGGTCATGACCCCGGGCTCCGAACACCCGTCCCCGGGCGGCGACCTGGAGATCGACTGCGTCCGCCACGGCACCCTGACCGACCTGAAGTTCCGGGTGAAGGCGGGGGAGTTCGTCGCCATCGCCCCCTACCAGCCCCGCGCGGCGGCCGACCTCGCCGCCGTCCTCGCGGTGCGTGTCCCGCCCGCCGCGTACGAGGGGACGGTACGGATCGGCGACAAGGACCTGGCGGACCTCTCCGTCGAGGCGGTCCGCGAGCACCTGCTGGTCAACCCGTACGACGGGGAGATCTTCGCGGGCACCCTCCGCACGAACATCGACCCCTCGGGCACCAGCCGGACGGTCCCCGAGGCGGTCGAGGCGTCCATGCTGACCGACGTCGTGGCCCTGCACCGCGAGGGCCTCGACTACGGCGTCCGCGACCGGGGCGCCAACCTCTCCGGCGGCCAGCGCCAACGCCTGTCCCTGGCCCGTGCCCTGGCCGCCGACACCGACGTCCTCGTCCTGCACGACCCGACGACGGCGGTGGACGCGGTCACCGAACAACTCGTCGCCCGCAACGTGGCGAAACTGCGCCGGGGCCGCACGACGATCGTCATCACCAGCAGCCCGGCGTTCCTGGACGCGGCGGACCGGGTCCTGGTCCTGGACGACGGAGTCATCGCCGCGGAGGACACCCACCGCAACCTGCTGGCCAACGACGAGACCTATTGCCTGGCGGTCGCACGGTAG
- a CDS encoding alpha/beta hydrolase-fold protein, with amino-acid sequence MHVAAADREGAFAGFGLPGAPGSSAFWAAVGAPSSVPAEGGGWVTLFLWRGSSPVTIEFESWSEPVALRRWQDTDCWYAEVAMPARLRVTYRFVAGDVSHADPFNPAGAGGERSIAATPDAPEQPYWPVIGADAVLPLPRTRIRWASERLGGRRTVRVHPAGGGGPVVLLLDGDDWLYLHPAVTAFDAAVAAGEVPPVTLVFLPAKDRVGEFTCRPELWEAVRDELLPLVVESGVPADTERLVVAGQSLGGLSALYAALEFPGLVSRVACQSGSFWWTPDALRAADPLGGSVGGVIAERLRTGVDLSGLRVAFDVGEHEDRMLPHCEVTEGLVERAGATVRVSRSASGHDRAGWRHALLRDVGWALGS; translated from the coding sequence ATGCACGTGGCCGCCGCCGACAGGGAGGGCGCGTTCGCCGGGTTCGGACTGCCGGGCGCGCCCGGCAGTTCCGCGTTCTGGGCTGCTGTGGGGGCCCCCTCGTCGGTGCCCGCCGAGGGCGGCGGTTGGGTGACGCTGTTCCTGTGGCGCGGGTCGTCGCCGGTGACCATCGAGTTCGAGAGCTGGTCGGAGCCGGTCGCCCTGCGCCGCTGGCAGGACACCGACTGCTGGTACGCCGAGGTGGCCATGCCCGCGCGGCTGCGGGTGACGTATCGGTTCGTGGCGGGGGACGTCTCCCATGCCGACCCGTTCAACCCGGCCGGGGCGGGCGGCGAACGGTCCATCGCCGCGACGCCGGACGCTCCGGAGCAGCCGTACTGGCCCGTCATCGGGGCGGACGCGGTGCTGCCCTTGCCGCGTACGCGGATTCGGTGGGCGAGTGAGCGGCTGGGCGGCCGGCGTACGGTGCGGGTCCATCCGGCGGGGGGTGGCGGGCCGGTGGTGCTGCTGCTCGACGGGGACGACTGGCTGTATCTGCATCCGGCCGTGACCGCGTTCGACGCGGCCGTCGCCGCTGGTGAGGTGCCGCCGGTCACGCTGGTCTTCCTGCCGGCCAAGGACCGGGTCGGCGAGTTCACGTGCCGGCCCGAGCTGTGGGAGGCGGTGCGGGACGAACTGCTGCCGCTGGTGGTGGAGTCGGGCGTCCCCGCCGATACGGAGCGGCTGGTGGTCGCCGGGCAGAGTCTCGGTGGGCTGAGTGCGCTGTACGCGGCGCTGGAGTTTCCCGGGTTGGTGTCACGGGTGGCGTGTCAGTCGGGGTCGTTCTGGTGGACACCGGATGCCCTGCGGGCGGCTGATCCGTTGGGGGGTTCGGTGGGGGGTGTGATCGCCGAGCGGTTGCGGACGGGGGTTGATCTGTCGGGGCTGCGGGTCGCGTTCGATGTCGGGGAGCACGAGGACCGGATGCTGCCCCACTGTGAGGTGACCGAGGGTCTGGTGGAGCGGGCCGGGGCGACCGTGCGGGTCTCCCGGTCCGCGTCGGGGCATGACCGGGCGGGGTGGCGTCATGCGCTGCTCAGGGATGTCGGCTGGGCCCTCGGTTCGTAG
- a CDS encoding MbtH family protein, whose amino-acid sequence MSTNPFDDNEGRFLVLVNDEGQHSLWPSFAEVPGGWTIAFAENTREACLEYVETHWTDLRPRSLAAPQDA is encoded by the coding sequence ATGAGCACCAACCCCTTCGACGACAACGAGGGCCGTTTCCTGGTCCTGGTGAACGACGAGGGCCAGCACTCCCTCTGGCCGTCCTTCGCCGAGGTCCCCGGGGGATGGACGATCGCCTTCGCCGAGAACACCCGCGAGGCATGCCTGGAGTACGTCGAAACCCACTGGACGGACCTGCGCCCCCGGTCCCTCGCCGCGCCCCAGGACGCCTGA
- a CDS encoding amidohydrolase translates to MLCTRLTNARFLTMDPDHPVAHDLGIWQGRIVGLDEAVTALPAREVVDLQGATVLPGFIDAHVHLAWTGFKQNTPSIAGRTRVDDVLAVVAEAVARTRAPGDWVSIAGYDQRALGRHLTAADLDKVSDGRKLYLLHDSGHGCVVNTAVLDLLPADIPHENGFLAEQAMGAARALRLPHAQEDLAEAIGRAARTCLTEGVTACAEAGIGGTLFGHSPVELGAYQLARDKGLLPLRVQLMVSADRLSPVTAHETDGIPRALDLGLRTGFGDDRLSVGALKVYTDGGMMARTAALTTPYEGLDHAGQLQDDPDALTDLIVDGHLAGWQLAVHAIGDRAADIALEAIDRAQRIRPRPEARHRIEHAGLIRPDQLPRMARLGLSAVVQPNFLRYFGDDYASIMGEERAPWMYRGRAFLDHGIPLVGSSDRPVADGSPLRAVQFMAERASTSGQFIGPDEAVTVDQALHAYTVAGARACHWEDRLGSLTPGKHADLVVLGDDPRSVDTSRIGDIEVVETYVDGRPSRPRD, encoded by the coding sequence ATGCTGTGCACCAGGCTGACCAACGCCCGTTTCCTCACCATGGATCCGGACCATCCGGTCGCTCATGACCTGGGCATCTGGCAGGGCCGGATCGTGGGCCTCGACGAAGCCGTGACCGCCCTGCCCGCCCGTGAGGTCGTCGACCTCCAGGGCGCCACGGTGCTGCCGGGGTTCATCGACGCCCATGTCCACCTCGCCTGGACCGGGTTCAAGCAGAACACCCCGAGCATCGCGGGCCGCACCCGCGTCGACGACGTGCTCGCGGTCGTGGCCGAGGCCGTCGCCCGCACCCGCGCACCCGGCGACTGGGTGAGCATCGCCGGCTACGACCAGCGGGCCCTGGGCCGCCATCTGACCGCCGCCGACCTCGACAAGGTCAGCGACGGACGCAAGCTCTACCTGCTGCACGACTCCGGACACGGCTGCGTGGTCAACACCGCCGTCCTGGACCTGCTCCCCGCCGACATCCCGCACGAGAACGGCTTCCTCGCCGAGCAGGCCATGGGTGCCGCCCGCGCACTTCGCCTTCCGCACGCCCAGGAGGACCTGGCCGAGGCGATCGGCCGCGCGGCCCGCACCTGCCTCACCGAGGGTGTCACCGCCTGCGCAGAAGCGGGCATCGGCGGCACCCTGTTCGGCCACAGCCCCGTCGAACTCGGCGCCTACCAACTCGCCCGGGACAAGGGCCTGCTGCCGCTGCGCGTCCAGCTCATGGTGTCGGCGGACCGGCTGAGCCCGGTCACCGCGCACGAGACCGACGGCATCCCGCGCGCCCTCGACCTCGGCCTGCGCACCGGCTTCGGCGACGACCGGCTCTCCGTCGGCGCGCTGAAGGTCTACACCGACGGCGGCATGATGGCCCGTACGGCCGCGCTGACCACCCCGTACGAAGGGCTCGACCACGCCGGGCAGTTGCAGGACGACCCGGACGCGCTCACCGACCTCATCGTGGACGGCCACCTCGCCGGCTGGCAGCTCGCCGTGCACGCCATCGGCGACCGCGCGGCCGACATCGCCCTGGAGGCGATCGACCGCGCCCAGCGGATCCGGCCCCGCCCCGAGGCGCGCCACCGCATCGAACACGCCGGGCTGATCCGGCCCGACCAGCTCCCGCGCATGGCACGGCTCGGCCTCAGCGCGGTCGTCCAGCCCAACTTCCTGCGCTACTTCGGCGACGACTACGCCTCGATCATGGGCGAGGAACGGGCCCCCTGGATGTACCGGGGCCGGGCCTTCCTGGACCATGGCATTCCCCTGGTGGGCAGCTCCGACCGGCCCGTCGCCGACGGATCACCCCTGCGCGCCGTCCAGTTCATGGCCGAACGCGCCTCCACCTCCGGGCAGTTCATCGGGCCGGACGAGGCCGTCACCGTCGACCAGGCCCTGCACGCGTACACCGTCGCCGGCGCCCGCGCCTGCCACTGGGAAGACCGCCTGGGCAGCCTCACCCCCGGCAAACACGCCGACCTGGTCGTCCTCGGCGACGACCCCAGGAGCGTCGACACCTCGCGCATCGGCGACATCGAGGTCGTGGAGACATACGTGGACGGCCGTCCGAGCCGTCCGCGCGACTGA
- a CDS encoding GNAT family N-acetyltransferase, which translates to MTTAMPRPAALPRALDAPTPAPRTARPHEAAALAALSRPFVRSGALRERPVSLYAAHAADFLVLEASDGTLDGCVGLRAYPTDAREDGELAGVVYNFCVAAHRQGSGAGAGLLRAALVTARARSLGSLFTATTGSAGLFLRHGFTPTTAHRAPRSWAKSLDPRRDARVLIRTW; encoded by the coding sequence TTGACCACGGCCATGCCGCGCCCTGCCGCGCTGCCACGCGCCCTTGACGCACCGACACCCGCCCCGCGCACCGCCCGCCCGCACGAGGCCGCCGCCCTCGCCGCCCTGTCCCGGCCCTTCGTGCGCTCGGGCGCACTGCGCGAACGCCCCGTCTCCCTCTACGCCGCCCACGCGGCCGACTTCCTGGTCCTGGAGGCCTCTGACGGCACGCTCGACGGCTGCGTGGGCCTGCGTGCGTACCCCACGGACGCGCGGGAGGACGGCGAACTCGCGGGCGTCGTCTACAACTTCTGTGTGGCAGCACACCGCCAGGGGAGCGGAGCGGGAGCCGGGCTCTTACGCGCGGCGCTCGTCACGGCGCGCGCCCGGTCGCTCGGCTCCCTGTTCACGGCGACCACCGGGAGCGCCGGACTGTTCCTCCGCCACGGCTTCACGCCCACGACCGCGCACCGTGCGCCGCGGAGCTGGGCGAAGTCCCTGGACCCGCGGCGCGACGCGCGCGTCCTGATCAGGACCTGGTGA
- the argB gene encoding acetylglutamate kinase produces the protein MKRSVRVTVTAARDGDPLAGPLPWPEELRGRVVVVKFGGNAMVDPELQLTFAQDVVELWHAGLRPVVVHGGGPQISAMLERLGLETRFEAGLRVTTPETMDVVRMVLTGRVQRELVGHINAHGPFAVGLTGEDAHTMTAVRRPARVDGETVDIGLVGDVVDVNPAMVRALLEQDHIPVVSPVARGADGQVYNVNADLAAAALAVALDAERLVMLTDVEGLYADWPRSTEVIGRLTARALDGLLPGLASGMLPKMEGCLRAVRGGVRKAHVLDGRVPHAVLRSVLAGTSPGTTVVPDAVTRS, from the coding sequence ATGAAACGGAGTGTCCGCGTGACCGTGACAGCCGCCCGTGATGGGGATCCGCTCGCCGGGCCACTCCCTTGGCCCGAGGAACTGCGCGGCCGTGTGGTCGTCGTCAAGTTCGGCGGCAACGCCATGGTGGACCCGGAGCTTCAACTGACGTTCGCCCAGGACGTGGTGGAGCTGTGGCACGCGGGCCTGCGGCCGGTCGTCGTGCACGGCGGCGGACCGCAGATCAGCGCGATGCTCGAACGGCTCGGGCTGGAGACCCGGTTCGAGGCCGGGCTGCGGGTGACCACGCCCGAGACCATGGACGTGGTGCGCATGGTGCTGACGGGGCGTGTCCAGCGGGAGCTGGTCGGTCACATCAACGCCCATGGGCCCTTCGCGGTGGGTCTGACCGGGGAGGACGCACACACCATGACCGCCGTGCGGCGGCCGGCCCGCGTGGACGGTGAGACCGTGGACATCGGCCTCGTCGGCGACGTCGTGGACGTCAACCCGGCCATGGTGCGCGCCCTGTTGGAGCAGGACCACATCCCCGTCGTCTCCCCCGTCGCACGCGGCGCGGACGGGCAGGTCTACAACGTGAACGCCGATCTCGCGGCGGCCGCCCTCGCCGTCGCTCTCGACGCGGAGCGGCTGGTGATGCTCACCGATGTCGAGGGGCTGTACGCGGACTGGCCGCGCAGCACCGAGGTCATCGGGCGTCTGACGGCCCGCGCGCTGGACGGACTGCTGCCCGGGCTGGCGAGCGGGATGCTGCCGAAGATGGAGGGCTGTCTGCGGGCCGTCCGCGGCGGGGTGCGCAAGGCGCATGTGCTGGACGGGCGCGTGCCGCACGCGGTGCTGCGCAGCGTCCTCGCCGGGACCAGCCCGGGCACCACCGTGGTGCCCGACGCCGTCACCAGGTCCTGA
- a CDS encoding deoxyxylulose-5-phosphate synthase, with protein sequence MGHAKTSYVCQPCRASYKQPYDRDRQRICPRCAQPLIHVGSAFAAPRRRDTAAWRTLSVLLHACVRFHKSCCGGPGYRPRTLREVRERMTFARRSGVPFARALVRHF encoded by the coding sequence ATGGGACACGCGAAGACCTCCTACGTCTGCCAGCCCTGCCGGGCTTCGTACAAGCAGCCGTACGACAGGGACAGGCAGAGGATCTGCCCCCGTTGCGCGCAGCCGCTGATCCACGTGGGGTCCGCCTTCGCGGCACCCCGCCGCCGGGACACCGCGGCCTGGCGGACACTGTCCGTGCTGCTGCACGCCTGCGTCCGCTTCCACAAGAGCTGCTGCGGCGGGCCCGGTTACCGCCCCCGCACGCTGCGAGAGGTGCGCGAGCGGATGACGTTCGCCCGGCGCAGCGGCGTGCCCTTCGCCAGGGCACTCGTACGGCACTTCTGA
- a CDS encoding serine/threonine-protein kinase produces MSEIGSGGRVQPARPGDPSRIGPYRIIGRLGAGGMGTVHAGVASDGMRVAVKVIHPEQAQDPEFRARFRREVELSSRVTGPHVVPLLAADPDAQTPWLATVYVPGPTLTQHVLTQGPLTEGSPYAFAAATAQALAAIHAVGVVHRDVKPQNVLLTPVGPRVLDFGIAHAADGISVTRTGVMTGTPGWISPEQYRQGTAGPAGDVFAWGALVAYAATGRLPFGAGAPDVVAFRVMSGEADLDGVPAPLRRIVEKALAQEPGERPSAAEAAQECAVLLASQVTQAASADALPATAADMITAAWEVPAAEDAVWKLPSDRGRSRRRLVAAVALAAGVVGGLAGGVAALLPGDIGGGRQTPLSAASASPPASAGSGQASASAAQGDEKAERQAANGSSASAASWNQARAAQGAGEHDVARAVLHDQGVEAQDLGESADFTPGTVRFHASRREVYLSYRLASDEQGTLYAETQIARSMCLTLRDVVLRLHPDLPYRTYVMVKEEQGREPRVTWQDDFVTDTGCRSAADNGTGQDTDGSQGWQPDEEGLGQAMIPSTDSAEIRVADGTARKIITGTNGMRQTLGTDRVLGNAHIKVGFDPEDSVMYVWSEYLQWNQEQVESWAALAAGEACRALVSERESAGGAWPYSRYAVAEIGGSGYLMIRWGTATTRAECPT; encoded by the coding sequence GTGAGCGAAATCGGCTCCGGCGGAAGAGTTCAGCCGGCTCGTCCGGGCGACCCCTCCCGCATTGGCCCCTACCGCATCATCGGCCGTCTCGGCGCGGGCGGCATGGGCACCGTCCATGCCGGAGTCGCCTCCGACGGAATGCGCGTCGCGGTCAAGGTGATCCACCCCGAGCAGGCCCAGGATCCAGAGTTCAGGGCCCGTTTCCGGCGTGAGGTGGAACTGTCCTCCCGCGTCACCGGACCGCACGTGGTTCCCCTGCTCGCCGCCGATCCGGACGCGCAGACCCCGTGGCTGGCCACCGTCTACGTCCCCGGACCGACACTGACCCAGCACGTGCTCACGCAGGGGCCGCTCACGGAAGGGAGCCCGTACGCGTTCGCGGCCGCCACCGCGCAGGCGCTGGCCGCCATTCACGCCGTGGGGGTGGTGCACCGTGACGTGAAGCCGCAGAACGTCCTGCTCACGCCCGTCGGCCCCCGTGTGCTGGACTTCGGTATCGCGCACGCCGCCGACGGAATCAGCGTCACCCGGACGGGGGTCATGACCGGCACCCCCGGTTGGATCAGCCCCGAGCAGTACCGTCAGGGCACCGCGGGTCCGGCGGGTGACGTGTTCGCGTGGGGGGCGCTCGTGGCCTATGCGGCCACCGGCCGACTGCCGTTCGGGGCCGGTGCGCCCGATGTGGTGGCCTTCCGCGTGATGTCGGGCGAGGCCGACCTGGACGGTGTCCCCGCGCCCCTGCGCCGGATCGTGGAGAAGGCGCTGGCCCAGGAACCGGGTGAGCGTCCGTCAGCCGCCGAGGCCGCCCAGGAGTGCGCGGTGCTCTTGGCGTCTCAGGTCACTCAGGCGGCGAGTGCCGATGCGTTACCGGCGACGGCCGCGGACATGATCACGGCCGCCTGGGAGGTGCCGGCCGCGGAGGACGCCGTCTGGAAGCTTCCGTCGGACAGGGGTCGATCCCGAAGGCGACTCGTAGCCGCCGTCGCCCTCGCGGCAGGCGTCGTCGGCGGCCTGGCCGGAGGAGTGGCGGCGCTGCTGCCCGGCGACATTGGGGGTGGCCGTCAGACACCCCTGTCCGCGGCCTCTGCGTCACCGCCGGCTTCGGCCGGATCCGGGCAGGCTTCGGCGAGCGCCGCGCAAGGGGACGAGAAGGCGGAGCGGCAGGCCGCGAACGGCAGCTCGGCGAGTGCGGCGAGCTGGAACCAGGCGCGAGCGGCACAGGGCGCAGGGGAGCACGACGTGGCGCGCGCGGTCCTGCACGACCAGGGTGTCGAGGCGCAGGACCTCGGCGAGAGCGCCGACTTCACTCCGGGGACCGTGCGGTTCCACGCGTCGCGCCGGGAGGTGTACCTCTCGTACCGGCTGGCCTCCGATGAGCAGGGGACGCTGTATGCGGAGACGCAGATCGCCAGGTCGATGTGCCTGACGCTGCGGGACGTCGTCCTCCGGCTGCACCCGGACCTGCCGTACCGCACGTACGTCATGGTGAAGGAGGAGCAGGGCCGGGAACCGCGGGTGACCTGGCAGGACGACTTCGTCACCGACACCGGCTGCCGGTCGGCCGCCGACAACGGCACCGGGCAGGACACGGACGGTTCGCAGGGCTGGCAGCCGGACGAAGAAGGTCTGGGGCAGGCGATGATCCCCAGTACCGACAGCGCGGAGATCCGGGTCGCGGACGGCACCGCCAGAAAGATCATCACGGGTACCAACGGGATGCGCCAGACGCTCGGCACCGACCGTGTGCTCGGCAACGCGCACATCAAGGTGGGCTTCGACCCCGAAGACTCGGTGATGTACGTCTGGTCGGAATACCTGCAGTGGAACCAGGAGCAGGTCGAGTCCTGGGCGGCTCTGGCCGCCGGCGAGGCGTGCCGGGCTCTGGTGAGCGAACGGGAGAGTGCGGGAGGCGCCTGGCCCTACTCTCGCTACGCCGTGGCGGAGATCGGCGGGTCCGGCTATCTGATGATCCGTTGGGGTACGGCCACCACGCGGGCCGAGTGCCCAACCTGA